A region from the Rubricoccus marinus genome encodes:
- a CDS encoding YeeE/YedE family protein, with translation MPVVQDPWPWYVAGPLIGLLVPALLVFGGKAFGLSANLRHACAALPVPERSKPGFLRYDWRSAGTWNLVFALGIAVGGFVGIRLLSDPTAPLAISASTVAALADLGVTDLAGFVPAQLVSWAALATPVGALMVLGGGFLVGFGARWAGGCTSGHAISGLAALQIPSLVAVVGFFVGGLAVTHLVLPLLLG, from the coding sequence ATGCCTGTAGTTCAAGACCCCTGGCCCTGGTACGTCGCCGGCCCCCTCATCGGGCTCCTCGTCCCCGCCCTCCTCGTCTTCGGCGGCAAGGCGTTCGGCCTCTCGGCCAACCTCCGCCACGCCTGCGCCGCGCTCCCGGTCCCCGAGCGGTCCAAGCCCGGCTTCCTCCGCTACGACTGGCGCTCGGCCGGTACGTGGAACCTCGTCTTCGCCCTCGGGATCGCCGTCGGCGGCTTCGTCGGCATCCGCCTCCTCTCCGACCCGACGGCCCCGCTCGCGATCTCGGCCTCGACCGTCGCGGCGCTCGCCGACCTCGGCGTGACCGACCTCGCCGGGTTCGTCCCCGCGCAGCTCGTCTCGTGGGCCGCGCTCGCCACGCCCGTCGGCGCGCTCATGGTGCTCGGCGGCGGCTTCCTCGTCGGCTTTGGCGCCCGCTGGGCCGGCGGCTGCACGTCGGGCCACGCCATCTCCGGCCTGGCCGCCCTCCAGATCCCGTCGCTCGTCGCCGTCGTCGGCTTCTTCGTGGGCGGCCTCGCCGTGACCCACCTCGTCCTCCCGCTCCTGCTCGGATAG
- a CDS encoding MBL fold metallo-hydrolase, whose amino-acid sequence MLFRQYNDPKLAQYAYLVGCQKTGEALLIDPLRDIDQYVAAAEREGLTITAVAETHIHADFLSGAREFADRHGAKLYLSAEGEDEGWPSAWAKGSDYDVTFLRDGDTFAIGNIDITAVHTPGHTPEHLSYVVVDRGSGATTPIGIATGDFVFVGDLGRPDLLEQAAGMHGVQEDSARTLFQSLPKFRELQDYLQVWPAHGAGSTCGKALGAVPTTTVGYEKLYNASLAAADGGEETFVDAILDGQPEPQMYFARMKRDNRDGVPLLGTLPTPPALTAKELAAKADAGETLVVDTRLDRSGFMAKHIPGALYAPMNKSFNTVVGSLVVDETTPIVLVIEAGHVEEAVRDLVRIGYDNVVGYATPDTLERYVEDGGETASIPEITFEDLARRKDEDGTAVVDVRFASEYAGGHVPGAVNASYTRLPDYETDRIPSGKTLLVHCASGARSAAASAFLAREGYDVAYVNGAFGDYAEDHEVATGSRETVEA is encoded by the coding sequence ATGCTGTTCCGCCAGTACAACGACCCCAAGCTCGCCCAGTACGCCTACCTCGTGGGCTGCCAGAAGACCGGCGAAGCGCTCCTCATCGACCCGCTCCGCGACATCGACCAGTACGTCGCCGCCGCCGAGCGCGAGGGGCTGACCATCACGGCGGTCGCCGAGACCCACATCCACGCCGACTTCCTCTCGGGCGCGCGCGAGTTCGCCGACCGCCACGGCGCCAAGCTCTACCTCTCCGCCGAAGGCGAGGACGAGGGCTGGCCGTCGGCCTGGGCCAAGGGCTCGGACTACGACGTGACCTTCCTCCGCGACGGCGACACGTTCGCCATCGGCAACATCGACATCACGGCCGTCCATACGCCGGGCCACACGCCCGAGCACCTCAGCTATGTCGTCGTCGACCGCGGCTCGGGCGCCACGACGCCCATCGGCATCGCGACGGGCGACTTCGTGTTCGTGGGCGACCTCGGCCGGCCGGACCTGCTGGAGCAGGCGGCCGGGATGCACGGCGTCCAGGAGGACTCGGCGCGCACGCTCTTCCAGTCGCTGCCCAAGTTCCGCGAGCTCCAGGACTACCTCCAGGTGTGGCCCGCCCACGGCGCGGGCTCCACGTGCGGCAAGGCGCTCGGCGCCGTCCCCACCACGACCGTCGGCTACGAGAAGCTCTACAACGCGTCTCTCGCCGCCGCCGACGGGGGAGAGGAGACGTTCGTGGACGCCATCCTGGACGGGCAGCCGGAGCCGCAGATGTATTTCGCGCGGATGAAGCGCGACAACCGCGACGGCGTCCCGCTCCTGGGCACGCTCCCCACGCCGCCCGCGCTCACCGCGAAGGAGCTGGCCGCGAAGGCCGACGCCGGCGAGACGCTGGTCGTCGATACCCGGCTCGACCGCTCGGGCTTCATGGCCAAGCACATCCCCGGCGCGCTCTACGCGCCGATGAATAAGAGCTTCAACACGGTCGTGGGCTCGCTCGTGGTCGACGAGACGACGCCGATCGTGCTCGTGATCGAGGCGGGCCACGTCGAGGAGGCCGTCCGCGACCTGGTCCGCATCGGCTACGACAACGTGGTCGGCTACGCGACGCCCGACACGCTCGAGCGCTACGTCGAGGACGGCGGCGAGACGGCGTCCATCCCCGAGATCACGTTCGAGGACCTGGCGCGGCGGAAGGACGAGGACGGCACGGCGGTCGTGGACGTCCGGTTCGCGAGCGAGTACGCCGGGGGCCACGTCCCGGGCGCGGTCAACGCCTCGTACACGCGCCTGCCGGACTACGAGACCGACCGGATCCCCAGCGGCAAGACGCTGCTTGTCCACTGCGCCTCGGGCGCCCGCTCGGCCGCCGCGAGCGCCTTCCTCGCCCGCGAGGGCTACGACGTGGCCTACGTCAACGGCGCCTTCGGCGACTATGCCGAGGACCACGAGGTCGCGACCGGCTCGCGCGAGACGGTCGAGGCCTGA
- a CDS encoding RsmD family RNA methyltransferase — protein MTPILNADASQALARVVEHAIAASRRLTATDLFAVAAEAYGGTLAQGAFTPRDAYDAAELGLHLHLLRTVGHLPPEASGARDALAEVERLSALLSSQTRRTAEQNDYQQFSTPAAYAGLCAWISGVGKGSRVLEPSAGTGALCAFALAAGATVHANELSGRRADLLAVLLDESGQDPSQTLTRENADHLDAILPASVRADVVVMNPPFSMTAGRLGTRRVPTVGTDHVLQALRRLDAGGRLVAVLSAAVRRGKPTHQAFFEAIDADPFRLCADVEVAGAVYCPYGTSVRTRLLVVDRALETSSAHDARHVEAVVETVSQALDVLAPLR, from the coding sequence ATGACACCGATTCTGAACGCCGACGCTAGCCAGGCTCTCGCACGCGTGGTCGAGCACGCCATCGCAGCATCCCGGCGCCTCACAGCGACGGACCTGTTCGCCGTCGCGGCCGAGGCCTACGGCGGCACGCTCGCCCAGGGCGCGTTCACGCCCCGCGACGCCTACGACGCCGCCGAACTCGGCCTCCACCTCCACCTGCTCCGCACCGTTGGACACCTTCCGCCAGAGGCCTCTGGCGCTCGCGACGCCCTCGCCGAGGTCGAGCGCCTCTCGGCGCTCTTGTCCAGCCAGACGCGCCGGACGGCGGAGCAGAACGACTACCAGCAGTTCTCGACGCCGGCCGCCTACGCGGGCCTCTGCGCCTGGATCAGCGGGGTTGGGAAGGGGAGCCGCGTCCTCGAACCCTCCGCGGGCACCGGCGCACTCTGCGCGTTCGCGCTCGCCGCTGGCGCCACGGTCCACGCCAACGAGCTCTCCGGCCGCCGGGCCGACCTGCTGGCGGTGCTGCTCGACGAGTCGGGCCAGGACCCGTCCCAGACTCTCACGCGCGAGAACGCCGACCACCTCGACGCCATCCTTCCGGCGTCCGTCCGGGCCGACGTGGTCGTGATGAACCCCCCGTTCTCGATGACCGCAGGACGGCTCGGGACCCGCCGCGTCCCGACGGTCGGCACCGACCACGTGCTCCAGGCGCTCCGCCGCCTCGACGCGGGCGGACGGCTCGTCGCCGTCCTCAGCGCCGCCGTCCGGCGCGGGAAGCCGACTCACCAGGCGTTCTTCGAGGCCATCGACGCCGACCCGTTTCGGCTCTGCGCCGACGTCGAGGTCGCCGGGGCCGTCTACTGCCCCTACGGGACCTCGGTGCGCACGCGGCTCCTCGTCGTGGACCGGGCGTTGGAAACCTCGTCGGCGCACGACGCGAGGCACGTGGAGGCCGTCGTCGAGACGGTGAGCCAAGCCCTCGACGTGCTCGCGCCCCTCCGCTAG
- a CDS encoding rhodanese-like domain-containing protein, whose amino-acid sequence MDAQAATPATAVETAAPATAVPATLSADEAVAYLAATPDAQLVDVRTAPEIAATGTLEGALALAYAPGFTGRAADALDPARPVVLFCGSGARSARAASDLAGAGFAEVANAGAFRTLAAAGLPTD is encoded by the coding sequence ATGGACGCCCAGGCGGCCACCCCGGCGACGGCGGTCGAGACGGCCGCGCCTGCCACGGCCGTACCCGCCACGCTCTCGGCCGACGAGGCCGTCGCCTACCTCGCCGCTACGCCCGACGCCCAGCTCGTCGACGTCCGCACGGCCCCGGAGATCGCCGCGACGGGCACGCTCGAGGGCGCTCTCGCCCTCGCCTACGCGCCCGGCTTCACCGGCCGAGCCGCCGACGCGCTCGATCCGGCCCGGCCCGTCGTCCTCTTCTGCGGCTCGGGCGCCCGCTCGGCCCGCGCCGCGAGCGACCTCGCCGGGGCGGGCTTCGCCGAGGTCGCCAACGCCGGGGCCTTCCGCACCCTCGCCGCCGCAGGCCTCCCCACCGACTGA
- a CDS encoding YeeE/YedE thiosulfate transporter family protein, giving the protein MQTPTPLYRQADADGAAPPADCVDTPQVAVAEPLAPSAPHVDLPPECADVEQVPEDLRDRALAEGNAPLALAVYGLLGAGLGLVFTKSQVISWFRIYEMFRFESFHMYGIIGSAVATAALSVWVIQKLKLTTVHGEPIELAPKAWGDSRVPGARYWMGGITFGLGWALLGACPGPLVALLGGGVSVMAAALVAALGGTWTYALLRDRLPH; this is encoded by the coding sequence ATGCAGACCCCGACCCCCCTCTATCGCCAGGCCGACGCCGACGGCGCCGCCCCGCCCGCCGACTGCGTCGACACGCCTCAGGTGGCCGTTGCGGAGCCTCTGGCCCCGTCCGCGCCCCACGTCGACCTCCCCCCAGAGTGCGCCGACGTCGAGCAGGTCCCCGAGGACCTCCGCGACCGCGCCCTCGCCGAGGGCAACGCGCCGCTCGCGCTCGCCGTCTACGGGCTCCTCGGCGCCGGCCTCGGCCTGGTGTTCACCAAGAGCCAGGTGATCTCGTGGTTCCGGATCTACGAGATGTTCCGGTTCGAGAGCTTCCACATGTACGGCATCATCGGCTCGGCCGTCGCCACGGCGGCCCTCTCGGTCTGGGTGATCCAGAAGCTGAAGCTCACGACCGTCCACGGCGAGCCCATCGAGCTCGCGCCGAAGGCGTGGGGCGACTCCCGCGTGCCCGGCGCCCGCTACTGGATGGGCGGGATCACGTTCGGCCTCGGCTGGGCGCTGCTCGGCGCCTGCCCCGGTCCGCTCGTCGCGCTCCTCGGCGGCGGCGTCTCCGTCATGGCCGCGGCTCTCGTCGCCGCGCTCGGCGGGACGTGGACCTACGCGCTCCTCCGCGACCGACTCCCGCACTAG
- a CDS encoding ArsR/SmtB family transcription factor, whose protein sequence is MDAPVPPTLLAAAAGRFRLLGDPVRLHLLNVLMERGEMAVQDLAAATGQSHQNTSKHLRKLADGGLVGSRREGVLSLYRVTDASVPGLCLLVCGALRERA, encoded by the coding sequence ATGGACGCGCCCGTCCCCCCTACCCTCCTCGCCGCCGCCGCCGGGCGCTTTCGCCTGCTCGGGGACCCCGTGCGGTTGCACCTGCTCAACGTGCTCATGGAGCGCGGCGAGATGGCGGTGCAGGACCTCGCCGCGGCGACGGGCCAGAGCCACCAGAACACGTCGAAGCACCTCCGCAAGCTGGCCGACGGCGGGCTGGTGGGGAGCCGCCGCGAGGGGGTTCTCTCGCTCTACCGCGTCACGGACGCGAGCGTACCGGGGCTGTGCCTGCTCGTGTGCGGGGCGCTGCGCGAGCGAGCCTAG
- a CDS encoding YgaP family membrane protein, producing the protein MTAPSFVRFMVSPSGRALRVVAGLGLFTWGLSRRETPGGKATAALSLVPLAAGSFDVCVLGPLLGAPLDGDAARAAVGTA; encoded by the coding sequence ATGACCGCCCCCTCCTTCGTCCGCTTCATGGTCTCGCCCTCGGGCCGCGCGCTCCGCGTGGTCGCCGGGCTCGGCCTCTTCACGTGGGGCCTCTCCCGCCGCGAGACGCCCGGCGGCAAGGCCACAGCCGCGCTCTCGCTCGTCCCCCTCGCCGCGGGCTCGTTCGACGTGTGCGTGCTCGGCCCCCTCCTGGGCGCCCCCCTCGACGGGGACGCCGCCCGCGCCGCCGTCGGCACCGCCTAG